From a single Carcharodon carcharias isolate sCarCar2 chromosome 4, sCarCar2.pri, whole genome shotgun sequence genomic region:
- the LOC121276978 gene encoding LOW QUALITY PROTEIN: ATP synthase subunit O, mitochondrial-like (The sequence of the model RefSeq protein was modified relative to this genomic sequence to represent the inferred CDS: inserted 2 bases in 1 codon; substituted 1 base at 1 genomic stop codon), producing the protein MVAPARFGLKVRYFSTTVVKPVSKLVMPPIQVYGVESRXASKQRKLDXVEQELHKIVSIMIDPKFYGMVNNPHIKRNIEQKTVNDILLKQKVSPIMLNFVNLLAEIGRLCQTPDVTTAFSKIMSAYRGDVLCSVTAAQPLDEANLLEVKSVLSGFLKKKSETLKLETKTDPSILGGKIVSVGDKYADMSTKTKIQKLNKLINEAV; encoded by the exons ATGGTGGCACCGGCTCGGTTTGGTCTGAAGGTTCGTTATTTCAGCACCACAGTGGTCAAACCAGTGAGCAAACTGGTGATGCCACCTATTCAAGTCTATGGAGTTGAAAGTAG TGCCAGCAAGCAGAGGAAACTGGACTGAGTGGAGCAGGAACTACATAAGATAGTTTCAATAATGATAGACCCCAAGTTCTATGGAATGGTCAACAATCCCCACATTAAGCGCAATATCGAGCAAAAAACTGTGAATGACATTCTGTTGAAACAGAAAGTTTCCCCAATCATGCTCAACTTTGTCAATTTGTTAGCTGAGATTGGACGGTTGTGCCAGACCCCCGATGTTACTACTGCTTTTAGTAAGATCATGAGTGCATATCGTGGGGATGTTCTCTGCTCAGTCACTGCTGCTCAGCCCCTGGATGAAGCAAATCTTTTGGAGGTAAAATCTGTTCTTAGtggttttcttaaaaaaaaaagtgaaaccCTGAAACTGGAGACCAAGACTGATCCTTCAATCCTGGGTGGAAAGATTGTTAGTGTTGGTGATAAGTATGCTGATATGTCTACAAAAACCAAGATTCAAAAACTCAACAAACTGATAAATGAAGCCGTATAA